GCCTCTGCCAACGTAGCTACTATAAGTAATACAGGGAATAATTTTACACTTGAGTATATCCCCATTATTAAACAGTTTATAGCTACACAAATTCCAAGTATTTTTTTATCTTTTTTAGTTATATCAGTTATAATTCCCCAAAGCGGAACAACTAATATCCCGATTATTGATGGTATAGATGTTATGATTCCTATTTGCGTAGCAGATAGATTTAATGATCCTTCTAAATATGGAACTATATATGGTATAAATGCTCCTAACCCACCATATATAAGCACATAATATAAATAGTATTTTGTCATGTCTTGCTCCCTTCAATCTGTTAAATACACTCCATTATATCATATTTTTGTATTGAAATGACAAAAAAAGACCTAGATATAGATGAAAATCTATATCCAGATCTCTTCTCTAGTTAGATTTAGAAATCAACCAGTTTTTTCCTTCAACTAACCTAGCAACCATCATCGCACAAACAGTGTTTCCTGCTGAATTTAATAGTGTTGCTGGTGCATCTATAACTGTTCCTAAAACAGTAATTATCGGTAGCATTTCTGGAGAAAATCCAAATACACTAAGTATTAACATTTCTCCAATTACTCCCCCACCTGGTATAGCACCTACAACAGCACCTACTAAAAATGAAACTACTAATATACTTAATAGTGTTGATGGATTAGTTATATCCATTCCGAAAATTCCCATTAAAAATGTTATTTTTAATACTCCTCCAATTACAGACCCATCTTTATGAATATTAGCACCTAGTGGTACAACTGTTTCAGCTATATCATCTGGCACTCCCATATTTTTAGCAGAAACTAGATTCACTGGTATGCATGCTGCACTTGAACAAGTAGCTACAGCTGTAACTGTTGGTCCAACTGCATTTTTCCAGAAAATTTTTATACCTTCTTTTCCTCCAGCTAAATAAGCATATATTGTATAGAATCCAAAGTAGTATATAACAGTTATTCCTAAATATAATAAAAATGCAGTTACATAACCAGAAAGTATTTGAGTTCCTAATTCACCTATCACAGATGCAAAGTAACATCCAAGACCTATAGGTGCATAATACATTATTATTTTTATAATATTTCCTATAACTTCTGATCCTTCTTCCACAAATTTCGCTATACCTTTTGCCTTTTCTCCTGCCATAGCAGTTGCAAGCCCAAATAGTACAGCAAATACTATAAGTTGTAACATATTTGACTTTGAAAATAACATATTAAAATCATTAACTGTTACAGTTTTTACAATTTGATCTAAGAAACTAACTTTTTCAGCTTCTACTATTTCTCCACTTCCTATTATAGAAGTAAACATACTAGAATCTAATCCTTTAGTTGGGTTTAAAATTATAGCTCCTAATATACCTATTACTGCTGCTATGAATGCTGTTGACAAAAATACTATAACAATATTACCCATTATTTTGCCTAATCTTTTCATAGTGTTCATATTTGCTATTGCCGATGAAACACTGAAAAATACAAGAGGCACTAGTGACATAAATAATAAATTTAAAAATAAGTCCCCAAAAGGCTTTAGCATGGTAGCTTTAGGTCCTAAAACTACACCTACAATTCCTCCGATTAATATTGCGCCTAGTAATATTAATGATGATTTATAATTTTTCAAAAAGTTTTTCATTTGTCTTCTCCTTTTTAATACTATCGCTTTAATGCACAATGAATTTTATTATATTATTATTTTTTTACCATGTACATTGCGTAAAATGCCCTATACATTGTAAAAAGTGCTATACTATATATAGAGGATTACAATTTATCTTATTTACGGTATATTAAATTGTAAATATTTTTAAAGTTATTACTATTATTTGAATATGAGAGGTTGTTTTTATGGATATAAATAAAGAGAATATAGATAAGGTTGGATATCTTGATGATAATTTTAAAATATTTCATATAAAGGATATGAGGGATATAAAGTTTGACTATCATCATCATGACTTTAATAAAATCACAATTTTAATCTCTGGTGATGTAGATTATTTAGTAGAAGGAAAATCTTACAAATTAAAACCGTGGGATATTTTATTTATAAATAATACTGAAATACATAAACCCATTATAAATCCTAATAAATATTATGAACGTATAGTTATATGGATAAATCCAGAATATATAGAAAAACACAATATATATGGAGATGATTTATTCACTTGTTTTAATATATCAAGTAAAAATAAATCTAATTTGTTAAGACTTAATCAAAACGACTTAGAAAATTTAAAAAATATTTTATTTAAAATTAAAACTGCCGATTCTTCTGATGAATTTGGCCATATTATACTTAAAAATTCTTTGTTTATACAATTCTTAGTTTTAATTAATAGATTGTTTTTAAAAAGCGATGATACTTCAGAAGATGTTGAGTACGATGAAACAATTCAACAAATTTTTAGTTATATAAATGATAATTTAAATAAAGATTTATCTATAGATACTATTGCTAATAAATTTTTTATGAGTAAGTATTATCTGATGCGTAAATTTAAATCTCAAACTGGAAGCTCGCTTCATAGCTATATCGTTCAAAAAAGGCTTATTTATGCTAAGTCCTTAATAAAAAAAGGATACCTTATGAGTGATGCTTGTATAGAATGTGGATTTAAAGATTATTCAAGTTTTGTTAGAGCTTTTAAAAAAGCCTATGGAGTTTCACCTAAACATTATTTAGATAGAATAAGTGAATTTGAAAAGAATCCATTTGATATAGAGTAAAAAATATGTCTAAAGTTTAAACTTTAGACATATTTTTTATAATTCAATATTTTGACCTATTTTTTTCTCTAAAGATTTTTTATAAATTTTATCAGCTACTACCATATCAAACAGCCCCATTCCAACCGACTTGTATAGCGTAGTTTTTTCTTTTAAGTCCACGTTATTGTTTTCTTTCAAAAATTTTCCCATGTTCTTAATATCATCTGATTTTATCAATCCTTTTTGTATCGGTACATATAAATCTCCACTTTCTTCCTTAGCAAAGTCAGTGTCTACTACTACAATATCTGCAATTTCAAGTAATGCATCTGGTAACTCTCTCATATCAGGTTTATAAGAACCTATTGCTATTATATGTTTTCCTCTCAACAATTCTTTATCTTCTTCTATAACTGGTTGGTATGAAGTTGTCGCTGTTACTATAACTTCACTTTTTTGAACTAATTCTCTAGAAGTTTCTACTATATGTATATTAATATTTTTTAATTCTTTCTCTAGTTCATTTTTTAAATTAACTGCTTTTTCTTTTGTTCTATTATATAAGTAAACATTCTCTATATTTCTTGCTTTACATGCATATATAATTTGATAAAACCCTTGAACTCCTGTACCTATCAATCCTATATTTTTCACATCTGCTCTTGTTGTATGTCTAACTCCAACACCACCTACTGCTCCAGTTCTAATTGCTGTAAGTGTTTTCCCATCCATCATGCAAACAACTTCCCCTGTATCTATATCATTCACTAACATAATTCCATCAATTACAGGTTTGTTTATTTTTGCATTATTAGGTGCCACTGTAAGTATTTTCGTACCAAATGATTCTTTCGTAAAACAAGGCATATATAAAGAAGTTAAATCATTATTCTCAACTTGTAATCTATCTGGCATATTATACTCATTATTAGCATACATTCTATATGCATCTTCTACAGCATCCATACACTCATCTAATGTTATCGATTTTATTATATCTTCACTATTTAAATAAATCATAAAAAATCTCCTTCCTAATTTTTGTTTATATAATTATATCATTTTAACAAAAAAGAGTATATAAAACTATTTTTTGTTAGTTTTTATATACCCATTTTTAATTTTTATCCTATTTTTATATAATTGATACTTTTAATTTTTAATCATTAATAATGTTCACTAATTTTTTTAATTTTACTTTATCAATTTCTCCAAACGGGTTTTTATCAACTCTAACCGCTGTTCCAAAATGGAAATCTTTATTATTTGTTAACTTTTTTATTTGCTCTATATTTTCAAAATTTAAGCCTCCTCCTAATAATACATTTGCATGCTTAGATTTATTTTTTAAAGTATTTATATAATCAATGTTATCTATTATCTTTCTTTTACCTCCAGATGTTAAGATATTTATAATTTCATTATATCTATTTATCACATCTATAGAATTAAGTAAATTTGTTTCATCTATCGCTCTATGAAATGTAATTTCCAATCCTTTAAAAGCACTTATTATAGTTTTTAGCTGATTTTCTTCTATATTATTTTCTTTATCCAACATTCCTATAACTATCCCATTAGCTCCTAGTTCTTTTACTTTTTCTATGTCTTTTAGCATGATACTTATATCTGACTCACTATACATAAAGCTTTTAGCATGATGCCTTATCATAACATTTACTGGTATATTTACACTTTTTATGACTTCATCTATTAACCCAAAACTTGGTGTAAGCCCACCTTCTGTAAGGGCACTTACAAGTTCAATTCTATCCGCTCCACATTCTTCAATGCTTATAGCATCTTCTACGCTCATAGCTATAATTTCTAGCATTGCTCCTCCTTATCTAATTCACAAATTATATCTGCAAATATTTTAGTATTTAATATAATCTCATCTACAATCATCGATTCATCACTAATATAATTCATTTCATTTTTTACAATATTACCAACATCAAATTCAATAATTATTCTTCCTTTTTTAAAGTTTAAGTTATCTAAATTTAACTGTTTCTTTGAATTTTCATTAGTAAGTAATTCTTTTTTTTCATAAAAATATTTATTTATTAATAAAAAATAGTTACTTAGTCTTTGATGTTCTATAAAATTTTCTTCTACTAAATAGTTTACTAAATTGATTAGAACATTATTTCCATATATACCAGTTTTAGCAATATCATTATTCATAAAAGATGTTATAATTACATGTGTTTCATTTATTTTAATATTTATATTTTTATATGTGCTTATAATCCCTTCTTCAGAGTTTGCCTTATTTTCTAAATAGCATATTATATCCTCATATATATATTCTTTAGGAACCTCAATACAGCAGGATTTGGTGCTTTTGTCTATTTCTACATCTTGATGAATTCTTATATTTGCTATATCTAAGTAATTTTGTATAGTAAATTTACTACTTCCTTTTTCTACATATACTACGGAGTATTTATAGTCTAATTCAAATATATCTATAGTCGGCTTATCTTTTTTCAAATAACATTTAATATGGTTAATTCCAGATTCACCATTAGTTGCAAATATTATCCTAACTTTTCTTTTCAATTTAACTTGAGATTTTTCTATAATTTTTAGTGCATACAATAAACTCATTATGGAGTGTTTATTATTCAATACGGCTATTACAAATATGTACTCATCTCCCATTCCATACTCAGCATATCCAATATCTCCATCAATATTTTTAGTTTTAAATCCTAGCTTTTTAGCAATTTCCAATGTTTTTTCTAATACCATATCTAGTTCTTTTTCAAAAGGATTTTTCTCACTCTCTATAATATCATTTATCAAGTCTCTTTTTAGTTCTTTTATTTTATCATCCATGATATTCATAAAATTCCTCAATTCTTATTTATTCTATAGGTGCTTTTATTCTTAAAGAGTATGCATCTAACCATTCTTTTGATGCTACTTTGTGAATACTTTTCCCGTTGATACGACTACTCAAATATACTGTTGGTTTATGGTTTTGAGTTGCGATAGAAAAACTAAAGGTATCAATATTCGTTGCAACTCCCCATTCACCTTTATTATTCATAGCAACTACTGATAAATCTCCAGCTTTACCTCGTCTATTTAAAAGCTTTGTGTCTAGTTCACAAATAGCTTTATCACAAGCTTCTTGTGGACTTAAGCCACTTTTCATAAGCCTAACTATTTCATATGATATACAGCCTTTCATAAGGTCTTCTCCTAATCCTGTAGCAGTGGCTCCTCCGATTTCACTATCTACGTAAAACCCGGATCCAGATAATGGAGAATCTCCTACTCTTCCATTTTTTTTCATAAATAATCCACTAGTCGATGTACCTGCACACATTTTACCATTACAATCTAATGATACCATTCCCACTGTATCATGACCTATATATGGACTTAATCCGTTTTCTAGTATTTCTCTTTTTCTTTTGTTGTAATGTTTTTTAGCTCTTTCACTTAACATATCTCTTCTTTCAAATCCATTTTTGTGAGCATATTCTTCTGCTCCTACTCCTATTAAAAAACAGTTAACTTTTTCACTGCTTAGCTTTTTAGCTATTGATATAGGATTTGCAAAATTTTTTATTCCAGCGATAGCTCCAATAGATAATGTATTTCCATCCATATATGCTGCATCTAACTCTACTTCACAATTTTCATTTGGAAGACCACCAAATCCTACTGACTTATAAAATGGATAGTCTTCTACTATTTTTATAGCATGTTCAATTGCATCTCCTGCATCTATTCCTTTACTTAATTGTTGTGCACTTTCATCAATTCCCTCAATTGCCATTCTCCAAGTAGCTATTATCCCCCACATTATTAATCCCTCCATATTTTTAATAAAAGCCTTGGTTTCCCAAGGCTTTTACTTTTAGACTAAAACTTCTAATTTTAATATATTTACTTTATTTTTAACCCACTTATATTCCCTTGAATTTATGCTATGATTATTTAGCTTGGCGAGCTTTTATCATCTTTATAGCTGTCTTTAAAACTTTTTCTCCATTCATAGCTCCATAATCAAGACTATTTATAACATCTACTGGAGTTTTTGCATCAAATTTTTCTTGAACTTCTTTTAGCATAAATTTAACTTGAGGCCCAAGTAGTATGCAGTCTGGATTTTTTTGTTCTACTATTTTGTCTATATCAGCATATGGAAATGCTTCTACCTCTATTGGCAAATTGTGTTGATTCGCAACATTTTGCATTTTACTTGCTAATAAACTTGTTGACATCCCTGCACTACAAAATAAGTATATTTTTTTATTCATTTTAATTTCCTCCTAAAAGTCTAATATATTTTTATTTTAATATTGTTAATTACTTATTTTATTTAAGCTCTTTTCTTAAGTCTATAATTTCTTTTACTAAATTTCTTTCACTTAAACATGTCATCAAATGATCTTGTGAGTGAATTAAAAGCATGCTTATTTCGACATTTTTCCCTTCAGCATCTTTATTTATTAAACTAGTTTGAATTTTTTGAGCTTCTAAAATTTCTTCATTTGCACTTTCCATATATTCGTCACTTTTTTTAAAGTCGCCTTTTTTAGCGCAATGTAAAGCTTCATATATATGTGATTTAGCATTTCCTGCATGAATTATAACCTTTAGTATTTTATCTTGATAATTCATATTTTCACCACCTTACTAAGGTCTTTTGTTGTTGTTAACGTTTTCTTTAAGTATATTTTACAATAGACTTTTAAAAAAGGAAATAGTAAATTGTATTTTTTTAAAAAAATTTTACAATTAATTTTTATTTTACATTTTATTTCTTATTTTTAGTTTATTTTTCAAGGGTTTTTTCTATTTTTGTCTTAATTACTAGGGTTATATATATATTATAGCGTATTTTGCATTTATGTAAAAAAAAATTTCTTTATTAATTTATATTTTTTCAATTAGTTTCAAACCTTAAGCGTATTGCATATAGATATAATGATAGGATATGCCTATTAATTAAAATATATGAGGTGTTTTTATGCAAAAAAAATGTGACTACAACTTTTGTAAACAAAAAAAATGTACATCGGAATACTGTGAATGTGACAGTTGTAACTTAAACAAAAGTTCCTCAAATTTATTTGAACTTGAAACTTTTGATTGTGACAATTATCCAGACAAAAACTATAATTGTAACACTTGCCAAAGTAGCTCTTTAAATTGTAATGAGAGCCAAATGTTTTTTTATTATGCTTGTGATTTAGATCTATATAAAAATTTGGTTGGATGCGTAGGTAGAATACTTGGTTTTAAACTTTCTAATAGCGATTGTATTTTAAGGTTAAAGGTAAAAAAAATTACTCCATGTAGTATATATGGAACTACATCTTCAGGAAAAGGTCCTATATGTATAAAATTATCAGCTATTGACTATGTTGATTTTGGTAAAGAAGTATATGTTAATCCATTGTGTAATATAAATAAGTCTGAAATATTAACATTACCTAGCACTCAGGGTCCTAAGGGTGATAAAGGTGATGTTGGTCCTCAAGGTCCTAAGGGTGACACTGGTGCTGCTGGTCCTCAAGGTCCTAAGGGTGATACTGGTGCTGCTGGTCCTCAAGGTCCTAAGGGTGACACTGGTGCTGCTGGTCCTCAAGGTCCTAAGGGTGACACTGGTTCTACTGGTCCTCAAGGTCCTAAGGGTGATACTGGTTCTACTGGTCCTCAAGGTCCTAAGGGTGATACTGGTTCCGCTGGCCCTCAAGGCCCTCAAGGTGACACTGGTGCTACTGGAGCCTCTGGTTCTAAAGGTCCTAAGGGTGATAAAGGTGATGTTGGTTCACAAGGCCCTAAGGGTGAATCCGTAGAAGTTCCTAATAAGGTTAACCCTGTACCTTACAAACCTAATAAGAAAAAAATAGCTCCATCTAGTAAAAAATAATAAAAAATAAAAGCGCTTATAAATAAGCGCTTTTATTTTTTATTATTTTTCTAATTTACTATATATAAATTCATACATATCAACAAATTCTTTAGCTAATTGTAAAAAATTCATAGTTGTCATTAAATGGTCTTGAGAATGAACTAATACAACTCCCATTTCAGTTTTTTCTCCACTAGCCTCTGCTTGAATTAACTCAGTTTGAAATCTATGAGCCTTAGTTAATGTTTCATTAGCTTCTTTTAATAACTCTCTTGCCTTTTCAAAATTTCCTAATTTAGCTTCACCTAATGCTTCATGTGCTGTACTTTTAGCATCTCCCGCATGACCTATTATACCAAATGATATTTCAAAAATTTTTTCATTCATAATTAAATACCTTCACTTTCCCCTATATTGTTATAATTAATTAAGTTTATATTATTATCTTCAAAAAACTGTTTTAGTTCAAATGAAGTTAATATTTCATGTTCTAATGTTCGTTGTATAGAATATGAGGTTGATTTTGATAAAAAAGCATCTACAAATGCAGGATGGCTCATTATATCCACAACTTTAAATTTTTTTATATCGTCAATGTTATTATTAAAATAATCATCACTTATATTATCCCCATAAAAACTATCTATAAGCGGAACTACTTTATCATAACTAATTTCATATTCAAATCCACCTCGTATAGGCAAATTATACTTTTTTAATATTTTCTCAATTACTGGTCTAAACGCTTCAAGTGTATGTATATGATGATGACTATCTAAATGACTTATTTTAACTCCAGCACCTATAGCTTTATCTATTTGTGAGCAAAGTTCTAGATATACCTCATCTAAATCAAATTCCATAGCCTTTTCTTTTGTTATTCTCCTAAAGAAGTATCCACTTTCATCTACCAAAGTTTTATGTGTATCTAAAACCGGTTTATAACAACTCAAAGTCATATGAACTCCACAACCAAGCCCTTTGTTTTCATTTAAAAGCTTCACAGCTTGATTAAAACCAGGCATGCCCGCCATTATACTACAAGAAGTTACAACTCCATTTTTATATGCTGAAATAATACCCTGATTTACACCTTCACAGTAGCCAAAATCATCTGCATTTATTATTATATTTGTCACAAATACCCCTCTCCCCTCTTCCTCTTTTTTTAGTAAAACGTTTACATATTTAAAATAACATTTTCATATACAAAAATCAATATTATTTTTAAATTTTATTTTTAATTTTATTTTAAATTTTATTTACTTTTAATATACAAAGTCTATTTCAGCCTATAATTATACAAACTACTACTTAATAATTTTTGAAATTATAATTCGTCTAACACCTCTAACCTATATTTTTTATCATCCACTTTATATTTATCATATAGTAAACTAGGATTATTTATAAGTTTAGTTTTATTTAACCTTGTAAGCTTTTTCAAAAAACATTCTAACTTCATTGCATCACTACGTGAATTACTACTCCAGTATATTTCTAAATTTTTAAATCCTCTTGCTCTAGTATATTTCGAGTTCTTTCCTATTTTATGTTCATTAATTCTTCTTTTAATATCGCTAGTATATCCAATGTAATAAGTTTCATCTTTACAAGTTATTATATATGTGTAATACATTTTCCCTCCAAAAAATAAATTAAGCAGCTAAAAGCTGCTTAATAATTAGTATTTAACAGAATATAAGTATAGACCTTTAGCTGGCGCAGTGTCTGATGCTTTACTTCTATCTTTTGCGTCCAACATAAGTTTTATATCCTCAGGAGTTTTTTTATTTAATCCAACCTCTATTAAAGCTCCTGCTATTATTCTTACCATATTGTATAAAAAGCCATTACCTTCTACAAATATGTCTATCATATCTTTATTTTTATTTATTGTTATACTGTGTATCTCTCTTACATTTGATTTCTTTTTTGATTTAGATGATGCAAAACTTGTAAAGTCATGCTCTCCTACTAAATACTCGCTAGCTTTTTTCATCAATTCTATATCTAACGGTTTTTCTATATAAGTACTATATTTTCTCAAAAACACATCTTGAGTTTTAGAGTTATTTATTTTATATAAATATACTTTTTGTTTTACATTATATCTTGAATGGAATCTTTCATCAACTTCTTCAACATTTTTTATAACTATGTCCTCTGGTAAATAATTGTTTAAATAATCGTTAATTTTTCTAACAGATAAACTAGAGTTTGTTTTAAAGTTAGCTACTTGATTGTAAGCGTGAACACCCATATCAGTTCTTCCTGATCCGATTATTTCTATTTTTTCATCTGCCATTTTGCTAAGTACAGCTTCAATCTTTCCTTGTATCGTATTATCATTATCTTTTAATCTTTGAAATCCTTTGTATCTTGATCCGTCATACTCAATAGTGATTTTAATATTT
The nucleotide sequence above comes from Paraclostridium bifermentans. Encoded proteins:
- a CDS encoding dicarboxylate/amino acid:cation symporter; the protein is MKNFLKNYKSSLILLGAILIGGIVGVVLGPKATMLKPFGDLFLNLLFMSLVPLVFFSVSSAIANMNTMKRLGKIMGNIVIVFLSTAFIAAVIGILGAIILNPTKGLDSSMFTSIIGSGEIVEAEKVSFLDQIVKTVTVNDFNMLFSKSNMLQLIVFAVLFGLATAMAGEKAKGIAKFVEEGSEVIGNIIKIIMYYAPIGLGCYFASVIGELGTQILSGYVTAFLLYLGITVIYYFGFYTIYAYLAGGKEGIKIFWKNAVGPTVTAVATCSSAACIPVNLVSAKNMGVPDDIAETVVPLGANIHKDGSVIGGVLKITFLMGIFGMDITNPSTLLSILVVSFLVGAVVGAIPGGGVIGEMLILSVFGFSPEMLPIITVLGTVIDAPATLLNSAGNTVCAMMVARLVEGKNWLISKSN
- a CDS encoding AraC family transcriptional regulator, which gives rise to MDINKENIDKVGYLDDNFKIFHIKDMRDIKFDYHHHDFNKITILISGDVDYLVEGKSYKLKPWDILFINNTEIHKPIINPNKYYERIVIWINPEYIEKHNIYGDDLFTCFNISSKNKSNLLRLNQNDLENLKNILFKIKTADSSDEFGHIILKNSLFIQFLVLINRLFLKSDDTSEDVEYDETIQQIFSYINDNLNKDLSIDTIANKFFMSKYYLMRKFKSQTGSSLHSYIVQKRLIYAKSLIKKGYLMSDACIECGFKDYSSFVRAFKKAYGVSPKHYLDRISEFEKNPFDIE
- a CDS encoding ornithine cyclodeaminase family protein gives rise to the protein MIYLNSEDIIKSITLDECMDAVEDAYRMYANNEYNMPDRLQVENNDLTSLYMPCFTKESFGTKILTVAPNNAKINKPVIDGIMLVNDIDTGEVVCMMDGKTLTAIRTGAVGGVGVRHTTRADVKNIGLIGTGVQGFYQIIYACKARNIENVYLYNRTKEKAVNLKNELEKELKNINIHIVETSRELVQKSEVIVTATTSYQPVIEEDKELLRGKHIIAIGSYKPDMRELPDALLEIADIVVVDTDFAKEESGDLYVPIQKGLIKSDDIKNMGKFLKENNNVDLKEKTTLYKSVGMGLFDMVVADKIYKKSLEKKIGQNIEL
- a CDS encoding copper homeostasis protein CutC, coding for MLEIIAMSVEDAISIEECGADRIELVSALTEGGLTPSFGLIDEVIKSVNIPVNVMIRHHAKSFMYSESDISIMLKDIEKVKELGANGIVIGMLDKENNIEENQLKTIISAFKGLEITFHRAIDETNLLNSIDVINRYNEIINILTSGGKRKIIDNIDYINTLKNKSKHANVLLGGGLNFENIEQIKKLTNNKDFHFGTAVRVDKNPFGEIDKVKLKKLVNIIND
- a CDS encoding Xaa-His dipeptidase, translated to MNIMDDKIKELKRDLINDIIESEKNPFEKELDMVLEKTLEIAKKLGFKTKNIDGDIGYAEYGMGDEYIFVIAVLNNKHSIMSLLYALKIIEKSQVKLKRKVRIIFATNGESGINHIKCYLKKDKPTIDIFELDYKYSVVYVEKGSSKFTIQNYLDIANIRIHQDVEIDKSTKSCCIEVPKEYIYEDIICYLENKANSEEGIISTYKNINIKINETHVIITSFMNNDIAKTGIYGNNVLINLVNYLVEENFIEHQRLSNYFLLINKYFYEKKELLTNENSKKQLNLDNLNFKKGRIIIEFDVGNIVKNEMNYISDESMIVDEIILNTKIFADIICELDKEEQC
- a CDS encoding N(4)-(beta-N-acetylglucosaminyl)-L-asparaginase — protein: MWGIIATWRMAIEGIDESAQQLSKGIDAGDAIEHAIKIVEDYPFYKSVGFGGLPNENCEVELDAAYMDGNTLSIGAIAGIKNFANPISIAKKLSSEKVNCFLIGVGAEEYAHKNGFERRDMLSERAKKHYNKRKREILENGLSPYIGHDTVGMVSLDCNGKMCAGTSTSGLFMKKNGRVGDSPLSGSGFYVDSEIGGATATGLGEDLMKGCISYEIVRLMKSGLSPQEACDKAICELDTKLLNRRGKAGDLSVVAMNNKGEWGVATNIDTFSFSIATQNHKPTVYLSSRINGKSIHKVASKEWLDAYSLRIKAPIE
- a CDS encoding PTS sugar transporter subunit IIB, giving the protein MNKKIYLFCSAGMSTSLLASKMQNVANQHNLPIEVEAFPYADIDKIVEQKNPDCILLGPQVKFMLKEVQEKFDAKTPVDVINSLDYGAMNGEKVLKTAIKMIKARQAK
- a CDS encoding PTS lactose/cellobiose transporter subunit IIA; this translates as MNYQDKILKVIIHAGNAKSHIYEALHCAKKGDFKKSDEYMESANEEILEAQKIQTSLINKDAEGKNVEISMLLIHSQDHLMTCLSERNLVKEIIDLRKELK
- a CDS encoding collagen-like domain-containing protein, with amino-acid sequence MQKKCDYNFCKQKKCTSEYCECDSCNLNKSSSNLFELETFDCDNYPDKNYNCNTCQSSSLNCNESQMFFYYACDLDLYKNLVGCVGRILGFKLSNSDCILRLKVKKITPCSIYGTTSSGKGPICIKLSAIDYVDFGKEVYVNPLCNINKSEILTLPSTQGPKGDKGDVGPQGPKGDTGAAGPQGPKGDTGAAGPQGPKGDTGAAGPQGPKGDTGSTGPQGPKGDTGSTGPQGPKGDTGSAGPQGPQGDTGATGASGSKGPKGDKGDVGSQGPKGESVEVPNKVNPVPYKPNKKKIAPSSKK
- a CDS encoding PTS lactose/cellobiose transporter subunit IIA, with the translated sequence MNEKIFEISFGIIGHAGDAKSTAHEALGEAKLGNFEKARELLKEANETLTKAHRFQTELIQAEASGEKTEMGVVLVHSQDHLMTTMNFLQLAKEFVDMYEFIYSKLEK
- a CDS encoding carbohydrate deacetylase, whose amino-acid sequence is MTNIIINADDFGYCEGVNQGIISAYKNGVVTSCSIMAGMPGFNQAVKLLNENKGLGCGVHMTLSCYKPVLDTHKTLVDESGYFFRRITKEKAMEFDLDEVYLELCSQIDKAIGAGVKISHLDSHHHIHTLEAFRPVIEKILKKYNLPIRGGFEYEISYDKVVPLIDSFYGDNISDDYFNNNIDDIKKFKVVDIMSHPAFVDAFLSKSTSYSIQRTLEHEILTSFELKQFFEDNNINLINYNNIGESEGI
- a CDS encoding GIY-YIG nuclease family protein — translated: MYYTYIITCKDETYYIGYTSDIKRRINEHKIGKNSKYTRARGFKNLEIYWSSNSRSDAMKLECFLKKLTRLNKTKLINNPSLLYDKYKVDDKKYRLEVLDEL
- the truA gene encoding tRNA pseudouridine(38-40) synthase TruA, with the protein product MRNIKITIEYDGSRYKGFQRLKDNDNTIQGKIEAVLSKMADEKIEIIGSGRTDMGVHAYNQVANFKTNSSLSVRKINDYLNNYLPEDIVIKNVEEVDERFHSRYNVKQKVYLYKINNSKTQDVFLRKYSTYIEKPLDIELMKKASEYLVGEHDFTSFASSKSKKKSNVREIHSITINKNKDMIDIFVEGNGFLYNMVRIIAGALIEVGLNKKTPEDIKLMLDAKDRSKASDTAPAKGLYLYSVKY